One stretch of Streptomyces sp. R21 DNA includes these proteins:
- the pcrA gene encoding DNA helicase PcrA: MSSLFDDSFLADLKPSGAHEEEPPPPPEDGAAEPLPDDLFGGRFDVPPDRDAYYRDGAPRPAVDAAALLDGLNENQRAAVVHSGSPLLIVAGAGSGKTRVLTHRIAHLLAERHVHPGQILAITFTNKAAGEMKERVEQLVGPRANAMWVMTFHSACVRILRRESKRLGFTSSFSIYDAADSKRLMALVCRDLDLDPKRFPPKSFSAKISNLKNELIDEEDFAAQASDGFEKTLAQAYAMYQSRLREANALDFDDLIMTTVNLLRAFPDVAEHYRRRFRHVMVDEYQDTNHAQYALVRELVGTSAHPVDVPPGEHDLGPAELCVVGDADQSIYAFRGATIRNILQFEEDYADATTILLEQNYRSTQTILSAANAVIERNESRRPKNLWTNAGAGSNITGYVADTEHDEAQFVADEIDRLTDAGEAKAGDVAVFYRTNAQSRVFEEIFIRVGLPYKVVGGVRFYERKEVRDVLAYLRVLSNPEDSVPLRRILNVPKRGIGDRAEAMIDALSQREKISFPQALRRVDEAYGMAARSTNAVKRFNTLMEDLRTIVESGAGPATVLEAVLERTGYLAELQASTDPQDETRIENLQELAAVAMEFEQETGEGETPAGLSAFLERVALVADSDQIPDEEDGNGVITLMTLHTAKGLEFPVVFLTGMEDGVFPHMRALGQVKELEEERRLAYVGITRARERLYLTRSSMRSAWGQPSYNPPSRFLEEIPPAHLDWKRTGALAPVSSGPASGIAASLSSSRSRSAASGASGFATRRAGEKPVVSLAVGDRVTHDQFGLGTVVGVKGTGANAEATVDFGEPKPKRLLLRYAPVEKL, encoded by the coding sequence ATGAGCAGCCTCTTTGACGACAGCTTCCTGGCGGACCTCAAGCCCTCAGGGGCGCACGAGGAAGAGCCCCCGCCGCCGCCCGAGGACGGGGCGGCCGAGCCGCTTCCGGACGACCTGTTCGGCGGCCGCTTCGACGTGCCCCCGGACCGGGACGCGTACTACCGCGACGGAGCCCCACGCCCCGCCGTGGACGCGGCCGCGCTCCTGGACGGGCTGAACGAGAACCAGCGGGCCGCCGTGGTGCACTCCGGCTCCCCCCTGCTCATCGTGGCCGGCGCCGGCTCCGGCAAGACCCGCGTGCTCACGCACCGGATCGCCCATCTGCTGGCAGAGCGCCATGTGCACCCCGGGCAGATCCTCGCGATCACCTTCACCAACAAGGCCGCGGGCGAGATGAAGGAGCGCGTCGAGCAGCTCGTGGGCCCGCGGGCCAATGCGATGTGGGTGATGACCTTCCACAGCGCGTGCGTGCGCATCCTGCGCCGCGAGTCGAAGCGGCTCGGCTTCACATCGTCGTTCTCGATCTACGACGCCGCCGACAGCAAGCGCCTGATGGCCCTGGTCTGCCGTGACCTGGACCTCGACCCGAAGCGCTTCCCGCCGAAGTCGTTCAGCGCCAAGATCTCCAACCTGAAGAACGAGCTGATCGACGAGGAGGACTTCGCCGCCCAGGCCTCCGACGGCTTCGAGAAGACCCTCGCCCAGGCGTACGCCATGTACCAGTCGCGGCTGCGCGAGGCGAACGCGCTGGACTTCGACGACCTGATCATGACGACGGTCAACCTGCTCCGCGCCTTCCCGGACGTCGCCGAGCACTACCGCCGCCGCTTCCGCCACGTCATGGTCGACGAGTATCAGGACACCAACCACGCGCAGTACGCCCTCGTGCGCGAGCTGGTCGGCACCTCCGCGCACCCCGTCGACGTGCCGCCGGGCGAACATGACCTCGGGCCCGCCGAGCTGTGCGTCGTGGGCGACGCCGACCAGTCGATCTACGCCTTCCGCGGTGCGACCATCCGCAACATCCTCCAGTTCGAGGAGGACTACGCGGACGCGACGACGATCCTGCTGGAGCAGAACTACCGCTCCACGCAGACCATCCTGAGCGCCGCCAACGCCGTCATCGAGCGCAACGAATCGCGTCGCCCGAAGAACCTGTGGACGAACGCCGGCGCGGGTTCGAACATCACGGGCTACGTCGCCGACACCGAGCACGACGAGGCGCAGTTCGTCGCCGACGAGATAGACCGTCTGACGGACGCGGGCGAGGCGAAGGCCGGAGACGTCGCCGTCTTCTACCGTACGAACGCCCAGTCCCGTGTCTTCGAAGAGATCTTCATCCGCGTCGGCCTGCCCTACAAGGTCGTCGGCGGTGTCCGCTTCTACGAACGCAAGGAGGTCCGGGACGTCCTCGCGTATCTGCGCGTGCTGTCGAACCCGGAGGACTCGGTCCCGCTGCGCCGCATCCTGAACGTGCCCAAGCGCGGCATCGGCGACCGCGCCGAGGCGATGATCGACGCGCTCTCGCAGCGCGAGAAGATCAGCTTCCCGCAGGCACTGCGCCGCGTCGACGAGGCGTACGGCATGGCGGCCCGCTCCACGAACGCCGTCAAGCGGTTCAACACGCTGATGGAGGACCTCCGCACGATCGTCGAGTCGGGCGCCGGACCGGCCACCGTCCTGGAGGCCGTGCTCGAACGCACCGGCTACCTCGCCGAGTTGCAGGCCTCGACCGACCCGCAGGACGAGACGCGCATCGAGAACCTTCAGGAACTCGCCGCCGTGGCCATGGAGTTCGAGCAGGAGACCGGCGAGGGGGAGACGCCCGCCGGACTCTCCGCCTTCCTGGAGCGGGTCGCGCTCGTCGCCGACTCCGACCAGATCCCGGACGAGGAGGACGGCAACGGAGTCATCACCCTGATGACCCTGCACACCGCCAAGGGCCTTGAGTTTCCTGTGGTGTTCCTGACCGGCATGGAGGACGGCGTCTTCCCGCACATGCGCGCGCTCGGACAGGTCAAGGAGCTCGAGGAGGAGCGGCGCCTGGCCTATGTGGGCATCACCCGCGCCCGCGAGCGGCTGTACCTGACCCGCTCGTCCATGCGCAGCGCCTGGGGCCAGCCCTCGTACAACCCGCCCTCGCGCTTCCTGGAGGAGATCCCGCCGGCGCACCTGGACTGGAAGCGCACGGGCGCCCTGGCCCCGGTGTCCTCCGGTCCGGCTTCGGGTATCGCGGCCTCGCTGTCGTCGTCCCGCTCACGATCCGCCGCCTCGGGCGCGTCCGGCTTCGCCACCCGCAGGGCCGGCGAGAAGCCGGTGGTGTCCCTCGCGGTCGGGGACCGTGTCACGCACGACCAGTTCGGCCTCGGCACGGTGGTCGGCGTGAAGGGTACGGGCGCG
- a CDS encoding NlpC/P60 family protein: MASHKKPQPAATRVAGIRTPALATAALTSVALLAQTANAAPSAAPKPSVEEVQKKVDDLYHQAETATEKYNTAKEKTSKQRKQVDTLLDDVAKRTDKLNSAREELGSFAAAQYRTGAAAPTTASLLLADNPQDYFDQTQLMGRLTSRQKSAVDDYVTEQSETAKKRQEASKSLQTLTESQKSLKSSKADVQKKLSEARELLSKLTAEEKARLAAIEKKKEEEARRKAAELAQQQAAEAKKRQEAEAAAQQQSDSGTSDTSTSGSTGTSTDDSAYATKAAKALAFARAQVGKPYVWGATGPDSYDCSGLTQASWKAAGVDLPRTTWDQVNVGTTVSLANAQPGDLIFFYDDISHVGLYIGNGMMIHAPKPGAYVREESVYYAGSSIIHSVVRPA, encoded by the coding sequence TTGGCGTCGCACAAAAAGCCGCAGCCTGCTGCAACGCGCGTAGCGGGCATACGGACTCCCGCCCTGGCAACGGCGGCCCTCACCTCCGTGGCCCTGCTCGCCCAGACGGCGAACGCCGCACCCTCGGCCGCGCCGAAGCCGAGCGTCGAAGAAGTACAGAAGAAGGTCGACGACCTCTACCACCAGGCGGAGACGGCGACCGAGAAGTACAACACGGCCAAGGAGAAGACCTCCAAGCAGCGCAAGCAGGTCGACACCCTTCTCGACGACGTCGCCAAGCGCACCGACAAGCTCAACTCCGCGCGCGAGGAGCTGGGTTCGTTCGCCGCCGCGCAGTACCGGACCGGCGCCGCCGCGCCCACCACCGCGAGCCTCCTGCTGGCCGACAACCCGCAGGACTACTTCGACCAGACCCAGCTGATGGGCCGGTTGACCAGCCGTCAGAAGTCGGCCGTCGACGACTACGTCACCGAGCAGTCCGAAACGGCGAAGAAGCGCCAGGAGGCCTCCAAGAGCCTGCAGACGCTGACCGAGTCGCAGAAGTCGCTGAAGTCGTCCAAGGCCGACGTCCAGAAGAAGCTCTCCGAAGCGCGCGAACTGCTCTCGAAGCTGACCGCCGAGGAGAAGGCGCGGCTCGCGGCGATCGAGAAGAAAAAGGAAGAAGAGGCCCGGCGCAAGGCGGCGGAGCTGGCGCAGCAGCAGGCCGCCGAGGCGAAGAAGCGCCAGGAGGCGGAGGCCGCGGCCCAGCAGCAGTCCGACTCCGGCACCTCGGACACGTCGACTTCGGGAAGCACCGGCACCTCCACCGACGACTCCGCGTACGCCACGAAGGCGGCCAAGGCGCTCGCCTTCGCCCGCGCCCAGGTCGGCAAGCCGTACGTGTGGGGCGCCACCGGCCCCGACTCGTACGACTGCTCCGGTCTCACCCAGGCCTCCTGGAAGGCTGCCGGCGTCGACCTCCCGCGCACCACCTGGGACCAGGTGAACGTGGGCACCACGGTCTCCCTCGCCAATGCCCAGCCGGGTGACCTGATCTTCTTCTACGACGACATCAGCCACGTCGGCCTCTACATAGGCAACGGCATGATGATCCACGCCCCGAAGCCGGGGGCGTACGTCCGCGAGGAGTCCGTCTACTACGCCGGCTCCTCGATCATCCACAGCGTGGTGCGACCGGCGTGA
- a CDS encoding tellurite resistance/C4-dicarboxylate transporter family protein — MPGISQLRAWWAERPPAAGAAVMATGIISVGLSLTGYETLSRIALVLAAAAWLALAADFVVRLVRDRARWVAEAGTPGALTAVAATTVLGTRLSALGWLGPAEALLALAAALWPGLLIVVVRHWRRRMPGAVFLGCVATQGLAVLGATLAAAVDTEWLAHAALVLFWLGIVLYGVALLRFDLRQVTTGAGDHWVAGGALAISALAGSKLVAAHHANPYLWNDDDNGVLRAVTTALLVLDLAWYFVLFAAELGWPRPRYDVRRWSTVFPMGMTAVATLSVGTVLDVGWLSGPGQALLWIAVAVWLAVAAGAVGSVRSPASR; from the coding sequence ATGCCAGGCATCTCCCAGCTCCGCGCATGGTGGGCCGAGCGTCCGCCCGCGGCCGGGGCCGCGGTCATGGCCACCGGCATCATCTCCGTCGGGCTGTCCCTGACGGGGTACGAGACCCTGTCCCGTATCGCGCTGGTCCTCGCGGCCGCCGCGTGGCTCGCGCTCGCCGCGGACTTCGTGGTGCGGCTCGTACGGGACCGGGCGCGCTGGGTGGCGGAGGCGGGGACGCCGGGCGCACTCACCGCGGTCGCCGCGACCACCGTGCTCGGCACCCGGCTGTCCGCGCTCGGGTGGCTGGGGCCGGCCGAGGCGCTGCTCGCGCTGGCTGCCGCGCTCTGGCCGGGGCTGCTGATCGTGGTCGTACGGCACTGGCGGCGTCGTATGCCCGGAGCGGTGTTCCTCGGCTGTGTGGCCACCCAGGGGCTCGCCGTGCTGGGCGCGACGCTGGCCGCGGCCGTGGACACGGAGTGGCTCGCGCATGCCGCGCTGGTGCTGTTCTGGCTGGGAATCGTCCTCTACGGGGTGGCGTTGCTGCGCTTCGACCTCCGCCAGGTGACCACGGGGGCGGGGGACCACTGGGTGGCGGGCGGCGCGCTCGCCATCTCTGCGCTGGCCGGCTCGAAGCTCGTGGCCGCGCACCACGCGAACCCGTACCTGTGGAACGACGACGACAACGGCGTCCTGCGCGCCGTCACCACCGCCCTGCTCGTCCTCGACCTCGCCTGGTACTTCGTCCTGTTCGCCGCCGAGCTGGGCTGGCCCCGGCCGCGCTACGACGTACGGCGCTGGTCGACCGTGTTCCCCATGGGAATGACGGCAGTGGCGACCCTGTCGGTCGGGACCGTCCTCGACGTCGGGTGGCTGAGCGGTCCGGGGCAGGCGCTGCTGTGGATCGCGGTGGCGGTGTGGCTGGCGGTCGCGGCAGGGGCGGTCGGGTCCGTCAGGTCGCCCGCATCCCGATGA
- a CDS encoding NlpC/P60 family protein, which yields MAAHRKPRQRSLGGNTARTAATIALAGAATATGFDGTGHAEPHLSAAQVKAKVDKLYEEAEVATEKYNGAKERADKSEKRLDTLRDEAARKTEGLNSAREALGSMAAAQYRSGGLDPAVQLALSDDPDRYLDGAEFAERAGDRQAQAVERVRKQLREIEQLRGAAHVELASLKSRQAELKRHKKTITGKLDTARRLLSQLTVEERTRFAETGGAGHASRSSTSPRESLTTPGAATADAPNSRAAAAVSYAYSKLGSPYVWGATGPDAFDCSGLVQAAYRSAGISLPRTTYAQIDAGRRVSRSELLPGDLVFFYSAISHVGIYVGNGQMIHAPNPTAPVRLAPIDEMPFAGAARVV from the coding sequence GTGGCAGCGCACCGAAAGCCCAGACAGCGCTCGCTCGGCGGCAACACGGCCCGCACCGCGGCCACGATCGCCCTCGCCGGAGCGGCGACGGCGACCGGGTTCGACGGGACGGGCCACGCCGAGCCGCATCTGTCGGCGGCGCAGGTGAAGGCCAAGGTCGACAAGTTGTACGAGGAGGCCGAGGTCGCCACCGAGAAGTACAACGGCGCGAAGGAGAGGGCCGACAAGTCGGAGAAGCGGCTGGACACGTTGCGCGACGAGGCGGCACGCAAGACGGAGGGGCTCAACTCGGCCCGGGAAGCCCTGGGTTCGATGGCCGCGGCGCAGTACCGCAGCGGCGGCCTCGACCCCGCCGTGCAACTCGCCCTGTCCGACGATCCCGACCGCTACCTGGACGGCGCCGAGTTCGCCGAGCGGGCCGGCGACCGGCAGGCGCAGGCCGTGGAGCGCGTACGGAAGCAGTTGCGGGAGATCGAGCAGCTGCGCGGGGCCGCCCATGTCGAGCTCGCCTCGCTCAAGTCGCGCCAGGCGGAGCTGAAACGGCACAAGAAGACGATCACCGGGAAACTGGACACGGCACGGCGTCTGCTGTCGCAGCTCACCGTGGAGGAGCGCACGCGGTTCGCGGAGACGGGCGGAGCGGGACACGCCTCGCGCTCCTCCACCTCACCGCGCGAGAGCCTGACCACGCCGGGTGCCGCCACCGCCGATGCCCCCAACTCCCGTGCGGCGGCAGCCGTCTCGTACGCGTACAGCAAGCTCGGCAGCCCCTACGTGTGGGGCGCCACCGGCCCCGACGCCTTCGACTGCTCGGGGCTCGTCCAGGCCGCGTACCGCTCCGCGGGCATCTCGCTGCCCCGGACGACGTACGCCCAGATCGACGCCGGCAGGCGCGTCTCCCGCTCCGAACTCCTCCCCGGCGACCTGGTGTTCTTCTACTCCGCCATCAGCCATGTGGGCATCTACGTCGGAAACGGGCAGATGATCCACGCACCGAACCCGACCGCTCCGGTCCGGCTGGCCCCGATCGACGAGATGCCGTTCGCGGGGGCGGCGCGGGTGGTGTGA
- a CDS encoding class I SAM-dependent methyltransferase, which yields MTTSSVDTDDIGYVHGYSAHETRRLGDQADTLAALLHSGTAYPAGSKVLEAGCGVGAQTVHLVTASPLAHFVAVDVSADSLERARARVTAHAPDAHLTWLQANLFELPFPDAEFDHVFVCFVLEHLPAPRQALRALRRVLKPGGTLTVIEGDHGSAFFHPDSAYAHAAIDCQVQLQSVAGGNALIGRELHPLVTGAGYEDVMVRPHTVYADRSRPALVNGFTRNTFVAMIESVREEALATGLTTPSDWDRGITDLHRTATDDGTFHYTFFKAVALNPGPVEE from the coding sequence ATGACCACATCTTCTGTCGACACCGATGACATCGGCTATGTACACGGCTACTCAGCCCACGAGACCCGCCGCCTCGGTGACCAGGCGGACACCCTGGCGGCGCTGCTGCACTCCGGCACGGCCTATCCCGCGGGCAGCAAGGTCCTGGAGGCCGGCTGCGGGGTGGGCGCCCAGACGGTGCACCTGGTGACGGCGAGTCCCCTGGCGCACTTCGTCGCGGTGGACGTCTCGGCCGACTCGCTGGAGCGGGCGCGCGCCCGGGTGACGGCCCACGCGCCCGACGCGCACCTCACCTGGCTCCAGGCGAACCTCTTCGAACTGCCCTTCCCCGACGCCGAGTTCGACCACGTCTTCGTCTGCTTCGTATTGGAGCACCTGCCCGCACCGCGCCAGGCCCTCAGGGCTCTGCGGCGCGTCCTGAAGCCCGGCGGCACCCTCACCGTCATCGAGGGCGACCACGGCTCGGCGTTCTTCCACCCCGACAGCGCCTACGCCCACGCGGCGATCGACTGCCAGGTCCAACTCCAGTCCGTGGCAGGCGGAAACGCCCTGATCGGCCGCGAGCTGCACCCGCTCGTCACCGGCGCCGGATACGAGGACGTCATGGTCCGCCCGCACACGGTCTACGCGGACCGCTCCCGCCCGGCCCTGGTGAACGGCTTCACCCGCAACACCTTCGTCGCGATGATCGAGTCCGTCCGCGAAGAGGCCCTCGCCACGGGCCTGACGACCCCGTCCGACTGGGACCGGGGCATCACGGACCTGCACCGCACCGCGACCGACGACGGCACCTTCCACTACACGTTCTTCAAGGCGGTCGCCCTGAACCCCGGCCCTGTGGAGGAGTGA
- a CDS encoding LuxR C-terminal-related transcriptional regulator: MNDANEPTGAVEPNGGATGAGVTGATAPTGAAASPEPGAAAGSAGPPGGRHVRVVLVDDHRMFRTGVQAEIGQTDRTGVEVVGEAADVDQAVTVITATRPEVVLLDVHLPGGGGVEVLRRCAPLMAAAEQPVRFLALSVSDAAEDVIGVIRGGARGYVTKTITGTDLVDSVFRVQDGDAVFSPRLAGFVLDAFASTDAPPVDEDLDRLTQREREVLRLIARGYAYKEIAKQLFISVKTVESHVSAVLRKLQLSNRHELTRWATARRLV, encoded by the coding sequence ATGAACGACGCGAACGAGCCGACCGGAGCGGTCGAGCCGAACGGTGGCGCGACCGGGGCGGGCGTGACCGGGGCGACCGCTCCGACGGGTGCCGCCGCGTCCCCCGAACCCGGCGCAGCAGCAGGATCGGCCGGTCCCCCCGGCGGGCGTCATGTGCGGGTCGTCCTCGTCGACGACCACCGGATGTTCCGCACGGGCGTACAGGCCGAGATCGGGCAGACCGACCGGACCGGCGTCGAGGTGGTCGGCGAGGCCGCGGACGTCGACCAGGCGGTCACGGTGATCACCGCCACGCGCCCCGAGGTGGTGCTCCTCGACGTGCACCTCCCCGGCGGCGGAGGCGTCGAAGTCCTGCGCCGCTGCGCCCCGTTGATGGCCGCCGCCGAGCAGCCGGTCCGCTTCCTCGCGCTGTCCGTGTCGGACGCCGCGGAGGACGTCATCGGCGTGATCCGCGGCGGCGCCCGCGGATACGTCACCAAGACGATCACCGGCACGGACCTCGTGGACTCCGTCTTCCGTGTCCAGGACGGCGACGCGGTCTTCTCCCCGCGCCTCGCCGGCTTCGTCCTCGACGCGTTCGCCTCGACCGACGCCCCGCCCGTCGACGAGGACCTCGACCGCCTCACCCAGCGCGAACGCGAGGTCCTGCGCCTGATCGCCCGGGGCTATGCGTACAAGGAGATCGCCAAGCAGCTCTTCATCTCCGTCAAGACGGTCGAGTCCCATGTCTCGGCCGTCCTCAGGAAGTTGCAGCTCTCCAACCGGCACGAGCTGACGCGGTGGGCGACGGCGCGGCGGCTGGTCTGA
- a CDS encoding PspC domain-containing protein, protein MPEAAAVPLVDPRPPRKLYRSSDGRWLGGVARGLAGHLGLPVVWVRLVFAGLFMADGLGALLYAAFWFFVPLGVGGVDSGRPSAFTTETAPDGRRRLVARKPDKGQIVALLLMVVVAMVFVGNVNLGGGAKAYLWPTVLVGAGVALVWRQADNARRARWAEVGRRRRTLNLLRTAAGVLLVTVGVTGIFVLQGSAAHLGSVLQAALAVLVGIALLAGPYLVRMTQDLSEERLMRIRAQERAEVAAHVHDSVLHTLTLIQRNAESANEVRRLARAQERDLRAWLYKPEGTGKDEADEPDTLAEAVRRNAAEVEDKHGVPIEVVVVGDCPLDDGLSAQMQAAREAMVNAAKYGGEGGAVQVYAEVEGRTVFVSVRDRGPGFDLDSIPADRMGVRESIIGRMERNGGTARLRAVPDGGTEVELQMERAEKTS, encoded by the coding sequence ATGCCGGAAGCCGCAGCAGTGCCCCTCGTCGACCCGCGGCCCCCGCGCAAGCTCTACCGCAGCAGCGACGGACGCTGGCTCGGAGGCGTGGCGCGAGGGCTCGCCGGGCATCTCGGGCTGCCGGTGGTCTGGGTGCGGCTCGTCTTCGCCGGTCTGTTCATGGCGGACGGGCTCGGCGCCCTGCTGTATGCCGCGTTCTGGTTCTTCGTGCCGCTGGGAGTCGGCGGCGTCGACTCCGGCCGGCCCTCCGCCTTCACCACCGAGACCGCGCCCGACGGCCGCCGCAGACTGGTCGCCCGCAAGCCCGACAAGGGCCAGATCGTCGCCCTGCTCCTCATGGTCGTCGTCGCCATGGTCTTCGTCGGCAATGTGAACCTCGGCGGCGGAGCCAAGGCGTATCTGTGGCCGACCGTGCTCGTGGGCGCGGGCGTCGCCCTGGTCTGGCGCCAGGCGGACAACGCACGGCGGGCCCGCTGGGCGGAGGTCGGCCGCCGCCGGCGCACTCTCAACCTGCTCCGCACCGCGGCCGGTGTCCTGCTCGTCACCGTGGGCGTCACCGGCATCTTCGTGCTGCAGGGCTCCGCCGCCCACCTCGGCTCGGTGCTCCAGGCCGCGCTCGCCGTCCTCGTCGGCATAGCCCTCCTCGCCGGCCCCTACCTCGTCCGTATGACACAGGATCTCTCCGAGGAGCGCCTGATGCGCATCCGCGCCCAGGAGCGGGCGGAGGTCGCCGCCCACGTCCACGACTCGGTGCTGCACACCCTGACCCTGATCCAGCGCAACGCGGAGAGCGCCAATGAAGTACGGCGGCTGGCCCGCGCCCAGGAGCGCGACCTGCGCGCCTGGCTCTACAAACCGGAGGGCACCGGCAAGGACGAGGCCGACGAGCCCGACACCCTCGCCGAGGCGGTCCGCCGCAATGCGGCCGAGGTCGAGGACAAGCACGGTGTGCCCATAGAGGTTGTGGTCGTCGGTGACTGCCCCCTCGACGACGGCCTGAGCGCACAGATGCAGGCCGCGCGGGAAGCAATGGTGAACGCCGCCAAGTACGGTGGCGAGGGCGGCGCCGTACAGGTCTACGCCGAAGTCGAGGGCAGGACGGTCTTCGTGTCCGTCCGGGACCGCGGCCCCGGCTTCGACCTCGACTCGATACCCGCCGACCGTATGGGCGTCAGAGAATCGATCATCGGCCGCATGGAGCGCAACGGCGGGACGGCGCGGCTGCGCGCGGTGCCGGACGGCGGCACAGAGGTCGAACTGCAAATGGAGAGGGCGGAGAAGACGTCATGA
- a CDS encoding PspC domain-containing protein, protein MTDHQHAAAESDSGPGAPPPDTGPRDTVPAAGATGEEPRVREDAAAPEVPRRFRRDPRQKMLGGVCAGLGRHCDMDPVIFRIVLAVLSATGGLGLIFYGFVWLFVPYDDEDENEVRKLLTGRVDGQALAAVLFALVGCGVFLSMLRNGGVLAFSVVLSLLLAGAGYWSQQRGAPDPDPLAAQAVADAPPEAKAPPVPASYPSWWRDPIVKDGSHVGGTGYLWGPRDARDRDVAAAVNIARGTVRPDTRTARAPKPRGPRWIGGWVFLFALLAGGLGTGLTWEDHALGTSLQTGLSAALIVLGLGIAISAFLGRTGAGSIFLAVLTAALLAASAALPKDITTHWIRTDWTPATVADVRESYDLGTGVGTLDLTHLDLAKGQTVTTSAEVGAGRLKVIVPKDATVKLNIDVGIGDIQLPGDGKKDVDVEPDKHKQVTLSPTSGGKNGGTLDLNLEVGVGQAEVARAAS, encoded by the coding sequence ATGACAGATCACCAGCACGCGGCAGCGGAGTCGGACTCCGGCCCGGGCGCCCCACCACCGGACACCGGCCCGCGGGACACCGTGCCCGCCGCGGGTGCCACGGGTGAGGAGCCGCGCGTGCGCGAGGATGCGGCCGCGCCCGAGGTCCCGCGCAGGTTCCGGCGCGACCCGCGGCAGAAGATGCTGGGCGGGGTGTGCGCCGGGCTCGGGCGGCACTGCGACATGGACCCGGTGATCTTCCGGATCGTCCTCGCGGTGCTCTCCGCGACCGGCGGCCTCGGCCTCATCTTCTACGGCTTCGTCTGGCTCTTCGTCCCGTACGACGACGAGGACGAGAACGAGGTGCGCAAGCTCCTCACCGGCCGCGTCGACGGCCAGGCCCTGGCGGCCGTGCTCTTCGCGCTGGTCGGCTGCGGCGTCTTCCTCTCCATGCTCAGGAACGGCGGGGTGCTGGCCTTCTCCGTGGTCCTCTCCCTCCTCCTCGCAGGCGCGGGCTACTGGTCGCAGCAGCGCGGCGCCCCCGACCCCGACCCCCTCGCCGCGCAGGCCGTGGCCGACGCCCCGCCCGAGGCCAAGGCCCCGCCCGTCCCCGCCTCCTACCCCTCCTGGTGGCGCGACCCGATCGTCAAGGACGGCTCGCACGTGGGCGGCACCGGCTATCTGTGGGGCCCACGGGACGCCCGGGACCGGGACGTCGCGGCTGCGGTCAACATCGCCCGCGGCACCGTCCGCCCCGACACACGGACGGCGCGGGCGCCCAAGCCGCGCGGCCCCCGCTGGATCGGCGGCTGGGTGTTCCTGTTCGCGCTCCTCGCGGGCGGCCTCGGCACAGGCCTGACATGGGAGGACCACGCGCTCGGCACCAGCCTCCAGACCGGCCTCTCCGCTGCGCTCATCGTGCTCGGCCTGGGCATCGCGATCAGCGCGTTCCTGGGGCGTACGGGAGCGGGCTCGATCTTCCTGGCAGTGCTCACGGCGGCCCTGCTCGCGGCCTCCGCGGCCCTCCCGAAGGACATCACCACCCACTGGATACGCACCGACTGGACTCCGGCGACCGTGGCCGACGTACGGGAGTCGTACGACCTCGGCACGGGCGTCGGTACTCTCGACCTGACCCACCTCGACCTCGCCAAGGGCCAGACGGTGACGACAAGCGCCGAGGTCGGCGCCGGCCGGCTCAAGGTGATCGTCCCGAAGGACGCGACGGTGAAGCTGAACATCGACGTGGGCATCGGCGACATCCAACTGCCGGGCGACGGCAAGAAGGACGTGGACGTGGAGCCGGACAAGCACAAGCAGGTGACGCTCTCCCCCACATCCGGGGGCAAGAACGGCGGCACGCTCGACCTCAACCTGGAGGTCGGCGTAGGACAGGCGGAGGTGGCCCGTGCTGCGTCATGA